In Janibacter sp. CX7, a single genomic region encodes these proteins:
- a CDS encoding LuxR C-terminal-related transcriptional regulator, which translates to MRADAEVFVWSRWRLHADAVTSVLVADWLDARTVASVDEATGLLVGGALLPDLTDLLERRRSAGLATVVWGGVLPSPRVAALRQAGAAAYVSMLEPPQQVVDVVRRVLAGQPVPWPPPPEAMVRLTEREQEVARAYLADWSDHPRAEVARRLGISERTLKVHIANIRAKAGHRGAETREGLRRALVVSEWL; encoded by the coding sequence ATGCGCGCCGACGCCGAGGTCTTCGTCTGGTCGCGCTGGCGGCTGCACGCGGACGCGGTCACCTCGGTGCTCGTGGCCGATTGGCTCGATGCCAGGACGGTGGCGTCGGTCGACGAGGCCACCGGCCTGCTCGTGGGGGGAGCGCTGCTGCCGGACCTCACCGACCTGCTCGAGCGGCGACGGTCCGCGGGGCTGGCGACGGTCGTCTGGGGTGGGGTCCTCCCTTCGCCCCGGGTCGCGGCCCTGCGGCAGGCGGGAGCGGCGGCGTACGTCTCCATGCTCGAGCCACCCCAGCAGGTCGTCGACGTCGTGCGACGGGTGCTGGCCGGGCAACCCGTGCCGTGGCCACCGCCGCCGGAGGCGATGGTGCGGCTGACCGAGCGGGAGCAGGAGGTGGCGCGGGCCTACCTCGCCGACTGGTCGGACCACCCCCGGGCGGAGGTGGCGCGGCGGCTCGGGATCAGCGAGCGCACCCTCAAGGTGCACATCGCCAACATCCGCGCCAAGGCGGGTCACCGGGGCGCCGAGACGCGCGAAGGGCTGCGGCGAGCGCTCGTCGTGTCCGAGTGGCTCTAG
- the tuf gene encoding elongation factor Tu, with amino-acid sequence MAKAKFERSKPHVNIGTIGHIDHGKTTLTAAISRVLHDQLPDLNEASAFDTIDKAPEEKQRGITISIAHIEYQTESRHYAHVDCPGHADYVKNMITGAAQMDGAILVVAATDGPMPQTKEHVLLARQVGVPYIVVALNKADMVDDEEIMELVEMEVRELLSSYEFPGDDVPVVKVSALKALEGDAKWGESIMELMTAVDEYIPEPERDLDKPFMMPVEDVFTITGRGTVVTGRIERGILNVNEEVEIVGIREEKTTTTVTGIEMFRKLLDEGRAGENVGLLLRGTKREDVERGQVICKPGSITPHTEFEAQVYILSKEEGGRHTPFYDSYRPQFYFRTTDVTGVVSLPEGTEMVMPGDNTDMKVELIQPIAMEEGLKFNIREGGRTVGAGRVTKIVK; translated from the coding sequence GTGGCGAAGGCAAAGTTCGAGCGGAGCAAGCCGCACGTCAACATCGGCACCATCGGTCACATCGACCATGGCAAGACGACGCTGACGGCCGCGATCTCCCGCGTGCTGCACGACCAGCTCCCCGACCTCAACGAGGCCTCGGCGTTCGACACGATCGACAAGGCTCCCGAGGAGAAGCAGCGCGGTATCACCATCTCGATCGCGCACATCGAGTACCAGACGGAGTCGCGTCACTACGCGCACGTCGACTGCCCGGGTCACGCCGACTACGTGAAGAACATGATCACCGGTGCGGCCCAGATGGACGGTGCGATCCTCGTCGTCGCCGCCACCGACGGCCCGATGCCGCAGACGAAGGAGCACGTCCTCCTGGCCCGCCAGGTCGGCGTCCCCTACATCGTCGTGGCGCTCAACAAGGCCGACATGGTCGACGACGAGGAGATCATGGAGCTCGTCGAGATGGAGGTCCGCGAGCTGCTGTCCTCCTACGAGTTCCCCGGCGACGACGTCCCGGTCGTCAAGGTCTCGGCGCTCAAGGCGCTCGAGGGCGACGCCAAGTGGGGCGAGTCGATCATGGAGCTCATGACGGCCGTCGACGAGTACATCCCCGAGCCGGAGCGCGACCTCGACAAGCCGTTCATGATGCCGGTCGAGGACGTCTTCACGATCACCGGTCGTGGCACCGTCGTCACCGGTCGTATCGAGCGCGGCATCCTCAACGTCAACGAGGAGGTCGAGATCGTCGGTATCCGCGAGGAGAAGACCACCACGACCGTCACGGGCATCGAGATGTTCCGCAAGCTGCTCGACGAGGGCCGCGCGGGTGAGAACGTCGGTCTGCTCCTTCGTGGCACCAAGCGCGAGGACGTCGAGCGCGGCCAGGTCATCTGCAAGCCGGGCTCGATCACCCCGCACACCGAGTTCGAGGCGCAGGTCTACATCCTGTCGAAGGAGGAGGGTGGCCGGCACACGCCGTTCTACGACTCCTACCGTCCGCAGTTCTACTTCCGGACCACCGACGTCACCGGCGTCGTCTCCCTGCCCGAGGGCACCGAGATGGTCATGCCCGGCGACAACACCGACATGAAGGTCGAGCTCATCCAGCCGATCGCCATGGAGGAGGGCCTGAAGTTCAACATCCGCGAGGGTGGCCGCACCGTCGGCGCCGGTCGCGTTACCAAGATCGTCAAGTGA
- the rplC gene encoding 50S ribosomal protein L3 encodes MTTTATKTVKGVLGEKLGMTQVWDEDNRLVPVTVIQAGPCVVTQVRNAETDGYDAVQIAYGAIDPRKVNQPKSGHFAKAGVTPRRHLVELRTADASEYSLGQEVTVELFESGQAIDVTGTTKGKGFAGVMKRHGFAGVSASHGAHRNHRKPGSIGGCATPGRVFKGMRMAGRMGGVRQTTQNLTIHAVDAEKGLLLVKGAVPGPRGGVVLVRTAVKGA; translated from the coding sequence ATGACTACTACTGCCACCAAGACCGTCAAGGGCGTCCTCGGCGAGAAGCTCGGCATGACGCAGGTCTGGGACGAGGACAACCGTCTCGTCCCCGTGACCGTCATCCAGGCCGGCCCGTGCGTCGTCACCCAGGTCCGCAATGCCGAGACCGACGGCTACGACGCCGTCCAGATCGCGTACGGCGCCATCGACCCGCGCAAGGTCAACCAGCCCAAGAGCGGCCACTTCGCCAAGGCCGGCGTGACCCCGCGCCGCCACCTCGTGGAGCTGCGCACCGCTGACGCCTCCGAGTACTCCCTGGGTCAGGAGGTGACCGTCGAGCTGTTCGAGTCCGGGCAGGCCATCGACGTCACCGGCACGACCAAGGGCAAGGGCTTCGCCGGCGTCATGAAGCGTCACGGCTTCGCCGGTGTCAGCGCCTCCCACGGTGCGCACCGCAATCACCGCAAGCCCGGCTCGATCGGTGGCTGCGCCACCCCGGGTCGCGTCTTCAAGGGGATGCGCATGGCCGGCCGCATGGGCGGCGTGCGCCAGACCACCCAGAACCTCACGATCCACGCCGTGGACGCCGAGAAGGGCCTGCTGCTCGTCAAGGGCGCCGTCCCCGGCCCCCGTGGCGGCGTCGTCCTCGTCCGCACCGCGGTGAAGGGAGCCTGA
- the fusA gene encoding elongation factor G, which translates to MAQDVLTDLTKVRNIGIMAHIDAGKTTTTERILFYTGVNHKLGETHDGASTTDWMEQEKERGITITSAAVTSFWEGTQINIIDTPGHVDFTVEVERSLRVLDGAVAVFDGKEGVEPQSETVWRQADKYDVPRIAFVNKMDKLGADFYFTVDTIKDRLGAEPLVMQLPIGAENDFVGVVDLISMKALVWPGDAKGDVTMGASYEVQEIPADLQAKAEEYRNHLVERVAESDDDLMEKYLGGEELTTDEIKAAVRKLTVNSELYPVFCGSAFKNRGVQPVLDAVVDYLPNPLDVAAMEGHAPGNEDEVVLRKPSTEEPFSALAFKIAAHPFFGTLTFIRVYSGRITPGTQVINSTKGKKERLGKLFQMHANKENPVDEAMAGHIYAVIGLKETTTGDTLSDVNDQVILESMSFPAPVIQVAIEPKTKGDQEKLGTAIQKLVAEDPTFQVSLDEETGQTIIAGMGELHLDVFVDRMKREFKVEANIGKPQVAYRETIRRAVEKYDYTHKKQTGGSGQFAKVQITFEPLEATEDTDGELYEFENAVTGGRIPREYIPSVDAGIQDAMQYGVLAGYPVVGVKATLIDGAYHDVDSSEMAFKIAGSMAFKEAARKADPVLMEPMMKVEVRTPEDYMGDVIGDINSRRGQIQSMEDVSGAKVVTGLVPLSEMFGYVGDLRSKTQGRANYSMEFDSYAEVPKAVAEEIIKKTRGE; encoded by the coding sequence GTGGCACAGGACGTCCTGACGGACCTCACCAAGGTCCGCAACATCGGCATCATGGCGCACATCGACGCCGGCAAGACGACGACGACTGAGCGCATCCTCTTCTACACCGGCGTCAACCACAAGCTTGGCGAGACGCACGACGGTGCCTCCACCACCGACTGGATGGAGCAGGAGAAGGAGCGCGGCATCACGATCACCTCCGCCGCGGTCACCTCCTTCTGGGAGGGCACCCAGATCAACATCATCGACACCCCCGGCCACGTGGACTTCACGGTCGAGGTCGAGCGCTCCCTGCGCGTCCTCGACGGCGCCGTCGCCGTCTTCGACGGCAAGGAGGGTGTCGAGCCCCAGTCCGAGACGGTCTGGCGCCAGGCGGACAAGTACGACGTCCCCCGCATCGCCTTCGTCAACAAGATGGACAAGCTGGGCGCCGACTTCTACTTCACCGTCGACACCATCAAGGACCGCCTCGGTGCGGAGCCGCTCGTCATGCAGCTGCCGATCGGCGCCGAGAACGACTTCGTCGGTGTCGTCGACCTGATCAGCATGAAGGCGCTCGTCTGGCCCGGCGACGCCAAGGGTGACGTCACCATGGGCGCCTCCTACGAGGTCCAGGAGATCCCCGCGGACCTCCAGGCCAAGGCTGAGGAGTACCGCAACCACCTCGTCGAGCGCGTCGCCGAGTCCGACGACGACCTCATGGAGAAGTACCTCGGTGGCGAGGAGCTGACGACCGACGAGATCAAGGCCGCCGTGCGCAAGCTGACGGTCAACTCCGAGCTCTACCCGGTCTTCTGCGGCTCCGCCTTCAAGAACCGTGGTGTCCAGCCGGTCCTCGACGCGGTCGTCGACTACCTCCCCAACCCGCTCGACGTCGCGGCCATGGAGGGCCACGCCCCGGGCAACGAGGACGAGGTCGTCCTGCGCAAGCCCAGCACCGAGGAGCCCTTCTCCGCGCTGGCCTTCAAGATCGCGGCGCACCCCTTCTTCGGCACGCTGACCTTCATCCGGGTCTACTCGGGTCGGATCACGCCGGGCACCCAGGTCATCAACTCGACCAAGGGCAAGAAGGAGCGTCTGGGCAAGCTCTTCCAGATGCACGCCAACAAGGAGAACCCGGTCGACGAGGCGATGGCGGGTCACATCTACGCCGTCATCGGTCTCAAGGAGACCACGACGGGTGACACCCTGAGCGACGTCAACGACCAGGTCATCCTCGAGTCGATGTCCTTCCCGGCGCCGGTCATCCAGGTCGCCATCGAGCCCAAGACGAAGGGTGACCAGGAGAAGCTGGGCACCGCGATCCAGAAGCTCGTCGCCGAGGACCCCACCTTCCAGGTGAGCCTCGACGAGGAGACCGGCCAGACGATCATCGCCGGCATGGGCGAGCTGCACCTCGACGTCTTCGTCGACCGCATGAAGCGCGAGTTCAAGGTCGAGGCCAACATCGGCAAGCCGCAGGTGGCCTACCGCGAGACGATCCGTCGCGCGGTCGAGAAGTACGACTACACGCACAAGAAGCAGACCGGTGGCTCCGGCCAGTTCGCCAAGGTCCAGATCACCTTCGAGCCCCTCGAGGCCACGGAGGACACGGACGGCGAGCTCTACGAGTTCGAGAACGCCGTCACCGGTGGTCGCATCCCGCGTGAGTACATCCCGAGCGTCGACGCCGGTATCCAGGACGCCATGCAGTACGGCGTGCTCGCCGGCTACCCGGTCGTCGGTGTCAAGGCCACCCTCATCGACGGTGCCTACCACGACGTCGACTCCTCGGAGATGGCGTTCAAGATCGCCGGGTCGATGGCCTTCAAGGAGGCCGCCCGCAAGGCCGACCCGGTGCTCATGGAGCCGATGATGAAGGTCGAGGTGCGTACGCCCGAGGACTACATGGGCGACGTCATCGGCGACATCAACTCCCGCCGTGGCCAGATCCAGTCCATGGAGGACGTCAGCGGAGCCAAGGTCGTCACCGGCCTCGTCCCGCTGTCGGAGATGTTCGGCTACGTCGGCGACCTGCGGTCGAAGACCCAGGGCCGGGCGAACTACTCCATGGAGTTCGACTCCTACGCGGAGGTCCCCAAGGCGGTCGCCGAGGAGATCATCAAGAAGACCCGAGGCGAGTGA
- the rpsJ gene encoding 30S ribosomal protein S10: protein MAGQKIRIRLKSYDHEVIDNSARKIVDTVTRAGATVVGPVPLPTEKNVFCVIRSPHKYKDSREHFEMRTHKRLIDIIDPTPKAVDSLMRLDLPADVNIEIKL from the coding sequence ATGGCGGGACAGAAGATCCGCATCCGGTTGAAGTCGTATGACCACGAGGTCATCGACAACTCGGCGCGGAAGATCGTCGACACCGTGACCCGTGCCGGCGCGACGGTGGTGGGCCCCGTGCCGCTGCCCACGGAGAAGAACGTGTTCTGCGTCATCCGGTCGCCCCACAAGTACAAGGACAGCCGCGAGCACTTCGAGATGCGCACCCACAAGCGCCTCATCGACATCATCGACCCGACGCCCAAGGCCGTCGACTCGCTGATGCGTCTCGACCTCCCGGCTGACGTCAACATCGAGATCAAGCTCTGA
- the rpsL gene encoding 30S ribosomal protein S12 yields MPTINQLVRKGRQDKPSKAATPALKGSPQRRGVCTRVYTTTPKKPNSALRKVARVRLTSGIEVTAYIPGVGHNLQEHSIVLVRGGRVKDLPGVRYKIVRGSLDTQGVKGRQQARSRYGAKKEKK; encoded by the coding sequence TTGCCTACCATCAACCAGCTGGTGCGCAAGGGGCGGCAGGACAAGCCGTCCAAGGCCGCCACCCCGGCCCTCAAGGGGTCGCCGCAGCGCCGTGGCGTGTGCACTCGCGTGTACACGACCACCCCCAAGAAGCCGAACTCTGCCCTGCGCAAGGTCGCCCGTGTGCGCCTGACGTCCGGCATCGAGGTCACCGCGTACATCCCGGGTGTCGGCCACAACCTGCAGGAGCACTCCATCGTGCTCGTGCGTGGTGGTCGTGTGAAGGACCTCCCCGGTGTCCGCTACAAGATCGTCCGCGGTTCGCTCGACACCCAGGGTGTCAAGGGTCGCCAGCAGGCCCGCAGCCGCTACGGCGCGAAGAAGGAGAAGAAGTAA
- the rpsG gene encoding 30S ribosomal protein S7 codes for MPRKGPAPKRPLVVDPVYQSPLVTQLVNKILLDGKKSIAESIVYDALEGCREKTGTDPVQTLKRALDNVKPSLEVKSRRVGGATYQVPIEVKPGRATTLSLRWLVGYARQRREKTMTERLMNEILDASNGLGAAVKRREDTHKMAESNKAFAHYRW; via the coding sequence ATGCCTCGCAAGGGTCCTGCTCCGAAGCGCCCCCTCGTCGTCGACCCGGTCTACCAGTCCCCGCTGGTCACCCAGCTGGTCAACAAGATCCTGCTCGACGGCAAGAAGTCCATCGCCGAGTCCATCGTCTACGACGCCCTCGAGGGCTGCCGCGAGAAGACCGGCACCGACCCGGTCCAGACGCTCAAGCGCGCGCTCGACAACGTCAAGCCCTCTCTGGAGGTCAAGTCCCGCCGCGTCGGTGGTGCGACCTACCAGGTCCCGATCGAGGTCAAGCCCGGCCGCGCCACGACCCTGTCGCTGCGCTGGCTCGTCGGCTACGCCCGTCAGCGTCGCGAGAAGACGATGACCGAGCGCCTCATGAACGAGATCCTCGACGCGAGCAACGGCCTGGGTGCCGCGGTCAAGCGTCGCGAGGACACGCACAAGATGGCCGAGTCCAACAAGGCCTTCGCGCACTACCGCTGGTGA
- a CDS encoding YihY/virulence factor BrkB family protein, which yields MATDESTTTEDLAPEEEGLDEVAKPTLRQMKKRSWVFAFKRAIKEFSADGCTDLAAALTYFAVLSIFPGLLALVSIIGLVGDPDETKKTLLDVIGQLGQDNVVDILEGPIDQMVNSSGAGLGLVVGIAGALWSASGYVGAFGRALNRIYDVPEGRGFVKLRPMQLAVTAVLLVLAAATIMSVAVSGDVARAIGNTIGLGEAAVMTWNLAKWPVILLVVTFMVGLLYWATPNVKQPTFRWLSPGAAVAIVVAIVASVAFGFYVSNFGSYNATYGSLAGVIVFLLWLWILNNVLLLGAEVDSEIERSRQLQAGMAAEEDLLLPLRDTTKSDAAAEAEVEVREEARSLRIDGLRDQGRSTADLADQD from the coding sequence ATGGCCACCGACGAGAGCACCACGACCGAGGACCTCGCCCCCGAGGAGGAGGGCCTCGACGAGGTGGCCAAGCCGACCCTGCGCCAGATGAAGAAGCGCAGCTGGGTCTTCGCCTTCAAGCGGGCGATCAAGGAGTTCAGCGCCGACGGGTGCACCGACCTGGCCGCCGCGCTCACCTACTTCGCGGTGCTGTCGATCTTCCCCGGGCTGCTGGCGCTCGTCTCGATCATCGGTCTCGTGGGCGACCCCGACGAGACGAAGAAGACCCTGCTCGACGTCATCGGCCAGCTGGGCCAGGACAACGTCGTCGACATCCTCGAGGGCCCGATCGACCAGATGGTCAACTCCAGCGGGGCCGGCCTCGGACTCGTCGTCGGTATCGCGGGTGCCCTGTGGTCGGCCTCGGGCTACGTCGGAGCCTTCGGCCGCGCCCTCAACCGGATCTACGACGTCCCCGAGGGGCGCGGCTTCGTCAAGCTGCGGCCCATGCAGCTCGCGGTCACCGCGGTGCTGCTCGTCCTGGCCGCCGCCACGATCATGTCCGTCGCCGTCAGCGGTGACGTGGCCCGGGCCATCGGCAACACCATCGGCCTCGGCGAGGCCGCGGTGATGACGTGGAACCTCGCCAAGTGGCCGGTCATCCTGCTCGTCGTCACCTTCATGGTGGGCCTGCTCTACTGGGCCACCCCCAACGTCAAGCAGCCGACGTTCCGCTGGCTCAGCCCCGGCGCGGCCGTCGCGATCGTCGTGGCGATCGTCGCGTCCGTGGCCTTCGGCTTCTACGTCTCCAACTTCGGCTCCTACAACGCGACCTACGGCTCGCTGGCCGGTGTCATCGTCTTCCTGCTGTGGCTGTGGATCCTCAACAACGTGCTGCTCCTGGGTGCCGAGGTCGACTCCGAGATCGAGCGCTCCCGCCAGCTGCAGGCCGGCATGGCGGCCGAGGAGGACCTGCTCCTCCCGCTGCGCGACACGACCAAGTCCGACGCGGCCGCCGAGGCCGAGGTGGAGGTGCGCGAGGAGGCCCGCTCCCTGCGCATCGACGGGCTGCGCGACCAGGGCAGGTCGACCGCCGACCTCGCCGACCAGGACTGA